The Candidatus Campbellbacteria bacterium genome includes a region encoding these proteins:
- a CDS encoding recombination protein O N-terminal domain-containing protein, producing MSHQIQTTKAFVINSHERGEADKMFVLYTELLGLVYVDAKGIRKESSKLRSFLNSTGLFVAELLPVRSGYRIVGASGTHSMSEFLSSENRAAFARILNLFSKLVYNSLKDEKLFYILSDSHNLLVSAEFEDVESLECVCVARMLERLGYFPRDKSPLIFENSIEVVKQRLRDVNTRRKVISEINEIMYELHS from the coding sequence ATGTCACACCAGATACAAACCACCAAAGCATTTGTCATAAATTCACATGAAAGAGGTGAAGCAGATAAAATGTTTGTTTTGTATACCGAGCTTCTTGGACTTGTATATGTTGATGCAAAGGGGATAAGAAAGGAGAGCTCAAAACTTCGTTCTTTCCTAAACTCAACAGGGTTGTTTGTGGCTGAGTTGTTGCCTGTGCGGAGTGGCTACAGAATAGTGGGCGCTTCTGGTACTCATTCTATGTCGGAATTTTTATCTTCTGAAAATAGAGCCGCATTTGCGAGGATACTTAACTTGTTCTCAAAACTGGTCTACAATTCACTCAAAGACGAGAAACTTTTTTATATATTGTCAGATTCGCACAACCTTCTTGTCTCTGCCGAGTTTGAGGATGTTGAGTCGCTTGAGTGCGTTTGTGTTGCGAGGATGCTTGAGCGGCTTGGGTACTTTCCCCGCGATAAATCGCCGCTTATCTTTGAAAACAGCATAGAAGTTGTCAAGCAGAGATTGAGGGATGTGAATACACGCCGAAAGGTAATCAGCGAAATAAACGAAATTATGTATGAATTGCACTCATAA